One Solanum pennellii chromosome 9, SPENNV200 DNA segment encodes these proteins:
- the LOC107031411 gene encoding U3 small nucleolar RNA-associated protein 14 homolog A has protein sequence MAGTKRKSREGNRQTKGRDFKKKNQSPSGGKDGRRKRSGPRLPNAMLKELQLPKRYADSDEEIGSDDALNDLYEYEEGVAEEESRKNRRFDPVENYQYELPEEFEDEDVPSDEEDGGDDEGGRRGDEEEEEEEEEEDDGRHSRLLQEITGLATDAFDGKKKKNDVIISEAYSESEYNPSRDILDGDGRISIQDLLDPLHGKSDHSKLRKSMSRMEKKSMPIHAPLPKPDQERLERDAAYGFIQKDVTKWEPHVKKNREAPTIYFGKDKNVGYSTVGEIAAEFEPRSDFEKKIASLFDDHEVVEAHRKDGARLLELNKISVEDVRERQDQLAKMRSLLFRHEMKAKRVKKIKSKVYHRLLKKDRLKQTGTATETDPEAAKEQAMKQEFKRAEERLTLKHKNSSKWAKRILKRGLDVQDDGTRAAIAEQLNQHALLSRKANNMNESSSSEESSDEDDLDEASDGSDQDAAVKLLKKAKDKTAAVLEGDEELPASGVLSLPFMVRGLKRRREAANEEAKLALEEFESSLKELEDKNEPKTQETNILTGRRVFGAQKKQAPEPKKKATSDNYYGDSDSEGETDARENGISAHEENNLSQREVHFDSNLLREESEIYHDSLFKSFDDIARDPGSKTSYEVSIFAADSWKKMNDSSAKGKQKKSANAKSATSLQITEPVESKPDGEEIYEDSDTDSGGEMVDGILTSGTKSTYEIPSQEELIRRAFAGDDVEDDFEREKQDALNEEVPEPEKPVLLPGWGQWTNIQKKRGPPSWMLEEHDNAKKKREEALKKRKDANLNHVIISEKRDKKAENLYTPTLPYPFTSQELFEGSIRMPIGPEFNPGTAVPALIRPEVVKRSGSIIKPIKFKEVNPHEKGQDHKRGGVQKKKGGKSKGKPTK, from the exons ATGGCGGGGACGAAGAGAAAAAGCAGAGAAGGAAATAGGCAAACCAAAGGAAGAGActttaagaagaaaaatcaaagtcCAAGTGGAGGAAAAGATGGTAGAAGAAAAAGGTCCGGTCCTCGTTTGCCTAATGCTATGTTAAAGGAGCTTCAATTACCGAAACGGTATGCAGATTCCGATGAAGaaattggctctgatgatgctCTTAATGACTTGTATGAGTATGAAGAAGGGGTAGCTGAAGAGGAGTCAAGGAAGAATAGACGCTTTGACCCTGTTGAAAATTATCAATATGAGCTTCCTGAGGAGTTTGAg GATGAAGATGTACCTTCGGATGAAGAAGATGGTGGGGATGATGAGGGTGGTCGGAGAGGAgatgaagaggaagaggaagaggaagaggaagaggatgATGGAAGGCATTCACGATTGTTGCAAGAAATTACTGGACTTGCAACTGATGCTTTTGATG gcaagaagaagaaaaatgacgTTATCATATCTGAGGCATATTCGGAGTCCGAGTATAATCCCAGTCGTGATATTTTGGATGGGGATGGCCGGATTAGCATCCAGGACCTTCTGGACCCCCTCCATGGGAAGTCTGACCATAGCAAACTTAGAAAGAGCATGAGTCGGATGGAGAAGAAGTCCATGCCTATTCATGCACCTCTTCCGAAACCGGATCAAGAAAGATTGGAAAGAGATGCTGCTTATGGTTTTATCCAGAAGGATGTTACAAAATGGGAACCTCATGTCAAAAAAAACAGAGAGGCACCGACTATATATTTTGGCAAAGATAAGAACGTGGGATATTCTACGGTAGGAGAAATCGCTGCTGAATTTGAACCAAGAAgtgattttgagaaaaaaattgctTCTCTTTTTGATGACCATGAGGTCGTTGAAGCTCATAGAAAAGATGGTGCAAGACTTCTTGAACTTAATAAG ATATCCGTAGAAGATGTGAGGGAGCGCCAAGACCAGCTTGCTAAGATGCGTAGTCTTCTTTTCCGTCATGAAATGAAGGCAAAACGAGTCAAGAAGATAAAGTCAAAAGTGTATCATCGTTTGCTAAAAAAGGATAGATTGAAACAAACAGGTACTGCAACTGAAACGGATCCAGAAGCAGCCAAAGAGCAGGCCATGAAACAAGAATTCAAAAGGGCAGAG GAACGCTTGACTTTGAAGCACAAGAATAGCTCCAAGTGGGCAAAGCGCATCTTAAAACGTGGATTGGACGTGCAAGATGACGGAACACGAGCTGCTATTGCTGAACAACTGAATCAACATGCCCTTTTGTCCAGAAAAGCAAATAACATGAATGAGAGCAGTAGTAGTGAAGAAAGCAGTGATGAGGATGACCTTGATGAGGCCTCTGATGGATCAGATCAGGATGCTGCAGTAAAACTGTTGAAGAAAGCGAAGGACAAGACTGCCGCAGTCTTAGAAGGGGACGAAGAATTGCCAGCATCAGGAGTGCTTTCTTTACCTTTCATG GTACGTGGATTGAAAAGAAGGAGAGAGGCGGCCAATGAAGAAGCAAAGCTTGCTCTAGAAGAGTTTGAGTCATCGTTGAAGGAATTAGAAGACAAGAACGAGCCAAAAACTCAAGAAACAAATATTCTGACTGGCAGGAGGGTTTTTGGTGCTCAAAAAAAGCAGGCACCTGAACCCAAAAAGAAAGCGACATCAGACAATTATTATGGTGACAGTGATAGTGAAGGCGAGACAGATGCCAGAGAAAATGGCATCAGTGCtcatgaagaaaataatttatctcaGAGGGAAGTTCATTTTGATTCCAATTTACTTCGTGAAGAGTCTGAGATTTATCATGATTCTCTGTTTAAG AGTTTTGACGACATTGCGAGAGACCCAGGCTCAAAGACATCATACGAAGTTTCCATTTTTGCAGCCGACTCATGGAAAAAG ATGAATGATTCATCAGCTAAAGGGAAGCAGAAGAAATCTGCAAATGCAAAGAGTGCAACCTCTTTACAGATCACAGAACCTGTTGAGAGTAAACCTGATGGGGAG GAAATTTATGAGGATAGCGATACTGATAGTGGAGGAGAAATGGTTGATGGAATTTTAACATCTGGGACTAAGTCCACATATGAAATCCCATCTCAAGAAGAGCTTATTCGGCGTGCTTTTGCTGGTGATGATGTTGAAGACGACTTTGAGAGAGAAAAACAAGATGCGTTGAATGAGGAAGTTCCAGAGCCTGAGAAGCCTGTTTTACTGCCTGGTTGGGGACAATGGACCAATATACAAAAGAAGAGAGGTCCGCCTTCTTGGATGCTTGAAGAACATGATAATGccaaaaagaaaagggaagaaGCTCTCAAGAAGAGAAAGGATGCTAATCTGAATCATGTTATCATCTCCGAAAAGAGGGATAAAAAG GCTGAGAATTTATACACGCCAACATTACCTTATCCGTTTACTTCCCAAGAACTTTTTGAGGGGAGCATTCGTATGCCCATTGGACCTGAATTCAACCCAGGAACAGCAGTTCCAGCTCTTATCCGCCCAGAG GTGGTAAAGAGGAGCGGTAGTATCATAAAGCCAATCAAATTCAAGGAGGTAAATCCCCATGAAAAAGGACAGGACCACAAACGTGGTGGTGTGCAGAAAAAGAAGGGTGGTAAAAGTAAGGGCAAACCCACAAAATAG